In the Solanum pennellii chromosome 5, SPENNV200 genome, one interval contains:
- the LOC107018747 gene encoding flavin-containing monooxygenase FMO GS-OX-like 2 isoform X1, with protein MAESRKVAVIGAGASGIVTARELQREGHRVVVFEKSNQLGGLWVYNPRVETDLLSLDPNREIIHSSLYRSLRTNLPRKLMSFSDYSFDCAENGSRLNFPEHEEVLRFLNEFAKDFAINELIRFNTEVVRVAPVEFGGNRWVVESKSEELSSEELFDCVVICNGHYTVPRIANIPGIHNWPGKQIHSHNYRIPEPFKDQIVVVIGDGPSGLDICRDIATVAKQVHLSTRYSEIVVSKLESYENLWNHSKINHVDESGEVTFFDGSSIHADIILHCTGYKYDFPFLETNGIVSVDDEGRVVGPLYKHVFPPKLSPCLSFVGIPSKTFPCDDQGVIFLGSELQAKWIAQVLSGKVLLPSEEEMLADVEDHNRQLEEAGIPKRHTHRLHPHVMEYMDWIAAQMGMPSLDPSLKEMYWSIYKCASEVGFANYRDLWVFENLTQSSL; from the exons ATGGCAGAGTCCAGAAAAGTAGCAGTAATCGGAGCCGGCGCATCGGGTATTGTGACGGCGCGTGAGCTACAAAGAGAAGGTCACCGAGTTGTAGTGTTCGAGAAATCGAACCAACTGGGTGGTCTATGGGTTTACAATCCTCGAGTTGAGACCGATCTACTGAGTCTCGATCCAAACAGAGAAATTATTCATAGCAGTCTTTACAGATCTCTTCGAACAAATCTTCCTCGAAAACTCATGAGTTTCAGCGATTACTCTTTCGATTGTGCAGAAAATGGGAGTCGATTGAACTTCCCTGAGCATGAAGAAGTGCTGAGGTTTTTGAATGAGTTCGCTAAGGATTTTGCGATCAATGAGTTGATCCGGTTCAACACGGAGGTAGTGCGAGTTGCGCCGGTTGAATTTGGGGGAAATCGTTGGGTTGTTGAATCGAAATCGGAGGAGTTAAGTTCAGAAGAGTTGTTTGATTGTGTGGTGATTTGTAATGGTCACTATACAGTACCCAGAATTGCAAATATTCCAG GTATACACAATTGGCCTGGAAAACAAATACATAGCCACAATTATCGAATTCCTGAGCCATTTAAGGATCAG aTTGTAGTAGTAATTGGAGATGGACCAAGTGGGCTTGATATTTGCCGAGACATAGCCACTGTAGCCAAGCAAGTTCATCTTTCAACAAGATATTCTGAAATTGTAGTTTCGAAATTGGAAAGTTATGAAAATCTATGGAACCATTCAAAG ATTAATCATGTTGATGAAAGTGGTGAAGTGACTTTCTTTGATGGATCTTCTATTCATGCTGATATCATTCTCCACTGCACAGG ATACAAGTATGATTTCCCATTTCTTGAAACCAATGGAATAGTAAGTGTAGATGACGAGGGCCGTGTTGTTGGACCACTATACAAGCATGTCTTTCCTCCAAAACTTTCTCCCTGCCTCTCCTTTGTTGGTATACCTTCTAAG ACTTTTCCCTGTGATGATCAGGGAGTAATCTTTCTTGGGTCTGAATTACAAGCCAAATGGATTGCACAAGTTTTGTCTGGAAAGGTGCTTTTACCATCGGAAGAGGAGATGTTAGCTGATGTTGAGGATCATAATAGGCAACTTGAGGAAGCTGGCATCCCAAAACGTCACACTCATCGCCTTCACCCTCACGTG ATGGAGTACATGGACTGGATAGCAGCTCAAATGGGAATGCCATCACTTGACCCCAGCCTAAAGGAAATGTATTGGAGTATTTACAAATGTGCTAGTGAAGTAGGGTTTGCTAACTATAGGGATTTGTGGGTCTTTGAAAATTTGACTCAATCGTCTTTGTAG
- the LOC107018634 gene encoding protein GRAVITROPIC IN THE LIGHT 1, with product MLEMEGTAKPPQISEMFHKFAHVVRTKTFELFADEENNSFIADDENTDTDVFTLLDSAEEFIPDQKVVVIKPDFCKFPHLANTHFSKSLISSLFATISSFEASYLQLQTAHVPFDEKAIESADKALVTLLQKLTEMKSLDKDFRRNPSCNIDLLMGSELEFQVQEHQSKLRVLETMVNQLLSYMESKDEEVSILRKKLDKIQDSNLSLSKKLGVENEKSNNSTTEVLCTVRVFESMLRDSIKSANKFSKLLMELMKRAGWDLEKAANSVYSDVNYAEKEHHKYAFLSYICLGMFKGFDLEDFGLCDEEILSDGSISDENDNLKQLLEHVSCNPMETLSKNPSCAFSRYCDKKYEQIIHHTIESSIFRDLDGKEVIVDSWKSLSVFYELFVRMASTIWLLHKLAYSFNPVVEIFQVERGVDFSMVYTEDVTRKIQFPLSKTRPKVGFTVVPGFKIGSTIIQTQVYLTGLKGME from the coding sequence ATGTTAGAAATGGAAGGAACAGCAAAACCCCCACAAATTTCTGAAATGTTTCACAAATTTGCTCATGTTGTTAGAACCAAAACCTTCGAACTCTTCGCCGACGAGGAGAATAACAGCTTCATCGCTGATGATGAGAACACCGACACTGATGTTTTCACTCTTCTTGATTCAGCTGAAGAATTTATACCTGACCAAAAAGTAGTTGTAATCAAGCCTGATTTCTGTAAATTTCCTCATTTAGCAAATACCCATTTCAGTAAATCACTGATTTCTTCACTCTTCGCTACAATTTCGTCGTTTGAAGCTTCGTATCTTCAGTTACAAACAGCGCATGTGCCTTTTGACGAAAAAGCCATTGAATCAGCGGATAAAGCTTTGGTGACTCTTCTTCAGAAATTGACTGAGATGAAGAGTTTGGATAAGGATTTCAGGAGAAACCCAAGTTGTAATATTGATTTGCTTATGGGGTCAGAGCTGGAATTTCAGGTACAGGAGCATCAGAGCAAGCTCAGAGTTTTGGAGACTATGGTAAATCAATTACTGTCTTATATGGAGTCTAAAGATGAAGAAGTTTCAATTTTGAGGAAGAAATTGGATAAAATTCAAGATTCTAATTTGAGTTTGTCAAAAAAATTAGGggtagaaaatgaaaaatcgaACAATAGTACTACAGAGGTATTGTGTACAGTTCGTGTTTTTGAATCTATGCTACGCGATTCGATTAAGTCAGctaataaattttctaagttaTTGATGGAATTAATGAAAAGGGCAGGTTGGGATTTGGAAAAAGCAGCAAATTCTGTGTATTCTGATGTTAATTATGCAGAAAAAGAACACCATAAATATGCATTTCTATCATATATTTGTTTAGGCATGTTTAAAGGTTTTGATCTGGAAGACTTTGGTTTGTGTGATGAAGAAATATTGTCTGATGGATCAATATCTGATGAGAATGATAATTTGAAACAATTACTTGAGCATGTTTCATGTAATCCAATGGAGACTTTGAGTAAGAATCCTAGTTGTGCATTTTCAAGATATTGTGATAAGAAGTATGAACAGATAATTCATCATACAATAGAATCATCCATTTTCAGGGATTTGGATGGGAAAGAAGTCATAGTTGATTCGTGGAAGTCGTTAAGTGTTTTTTATGAGTTGTTTGTAAGGATGGCTAGTACAATATGGCTGCTTCATAAGTTGGCATACTCATTTAATCCTGTAGTTGAGATATTCCAAGTTGAGAGAGGGGTGGACTTCTCGATGGTCTACACGGAAGATGTTACAAGGAAAATTCAATTCCCTTTGAGCAAGACAAGGCCAAAGGTGGGATTTACTGTGGTGCCTGGGTTTAAAATTGGGAGTACAATCATTCAGACACAGGTCTATCTAACTGGCTTAAAAGGCATGGAATAG
- the LOC107018747 gene encoding flavin-containing monooxygenase FMO GS-OX-like 2 isoform X2 yields MAESRKVAVIGAGASGIVTARELQREGHRVVVFEKSNQLGGLWVYNPRVETDLLSLDPNREIIHSSLYRSLRTNLPRKLMSFSDYSFDCAENGSRLNFPEHEEVLRFLNEFAKDFAINELIRFNTEVVRVAPVEFGGNRWVVESKSEELSSEELFDCVVICNGHYTVPRIANIPGIHNWPGKQIHSHNYRIPEPFKDQIVVVIGDGPSGLDICRDIATVAKQVHLSTRYSEIVVSKLESYENLWNHSKINHVDESGEVTFFDGSSIHADIILHCTGYKYDFPFLETNGIVSVDDEGRVVGPLYKHVFPPKLSPCLSFVGIPSKTFPCDDQGVIFLGSELQAKWIAQVLSGKVLLPSEEEMLADVEDHNRQLEEAGIPKRHTHRLHPHMEYMDWIAAQMGMPSLDPSLKEMYWSIYKCASEVGFANYRDLWVFENLTQSSL; encoded by the exons ATGGCAGAGTCCAGAAAAGTAGCAGTAATCGGAGCCGGCGCATCGGGTATTGTGACGGCGCGTGAGCTACAAAGAGAAGGTCACCGAGTTGTAGTGTTCGAGAAATCGAACCAACTGGGTGGTCTATGGGTTTACAATCCTCGAGTTGAGACCGATCTACTGAGTCTCGATCCAAACAGAGAAATTATTCATAGCAGTCTTTACAGATCTCTTCGAACAAATCTTCCTCGAAAACTCATGAGTTTCAGCGATTACTCTTTCGATTGTGCAGAAAATGGGAGTCGATTGAACTTCCCTGAGCATGAAGAAGTGCTGAGGTTTTTGAATGAGTTCGCTAAGGATTTTGCGATCAATGAGTTGATCCGGTTCAACACGGAGGTAGTGCGAGTTGCGCCGGTTGAATTTGGGGGAAATCGTTGGGTTGTTGAATCGAAATCGGAGGAGTTAAGTTCAGAAGAGTTGTTTGATTGTGTGGTGATTTGTAATGGTCACTATACAGTACCCAGAATTGCAAATATTCCAG GTATACACAATTGGCCTGGAAAACAAATACATAGCCACAATTATCGAATTCCTGAGCCATTTAAGGATCAG aTTGTAGTAGTAATTGGAGATGGACCAAGTGGGCTTGATATTTGCCGAGACATAGCCACTGTAGCCAAGCAAGTTCATCTTTCAACAAGATATTCTGAAATTGTAGTTTCGAAATTGGAAAGTTATGAAAATCTATGGAACCATTCAAAG ATTAATCATGTTGATGAAAGTGGTGAAGTGACTTTCTTTGATGGATCTTCTATTCATGCTGATATCATTCTCCACTGCACAGG ATACAAGTATGATTTCCCATTTCTTGAAACCAATGGAATAGTAAGTGTAGATGACGAGGGCCGTGTTGTTGGACCACTATACAAGCATGTCTTTCCTCCAAAACTTTCTCCCTGCCTCTCCTTTGTTGGTATACCTTCTAAG ACTTTTCCCTGTGATGATCAGGGAGTAATCTTTCTTGGGTCTGAATTACAAGCCAAATGGATTGCACAAGTTTTGTCTGGAAAGGTGCTTTTACCATCGGAAGAGGAGATGTTAGCTGATGTTGAGGATCATAATAGGCAACTTGAGGAAGCTGGCATCCCAAAACGTCACACTCATCGCCTTCACCCTCAC ATGGAGTACATGGACTGGATAGCAGCTCAAATGGGAATGCCATCACTTGACCCCAGCCTAAAGGAAATGTATTGGAGTATTTACAAATGTGCTAGTGAAGTAGGGTTTGCTAACTATAGGGATTTGTGGGTCTTTGAAAATTTGACTCAATCGTCTTTGTAG
- the LOC107018747 gene encoding flavin-containing monooxygenase FMO GS-OX-like 2 isoform X5 — MAESRKVAVIGAGASGIVTARELQREGHRVVVFEKSNQLGGLWVYNPRVETDLLSLDPNREIIHSSLYRSLRTNLPRKLMSFSDYSFDCAENGSRLNFPEHEEVLRFLNEFAKDFAINELIRFNTEVVRVAPVEFGGNRWVVESKSEELSSEELFDCVVICNGHYTVPRIANIPGIHNWPGKQIHSHNYRIPEPFKDQIVVVIGDGPSGLDICRDIATVAKQVHLSTRYSEIVVSKLESYENLWNHSKINHVDESGEVTFFDGSSIHADIILHCTGYKYDFPFLETNGIVSVDDEGRVVGPLYKHVFPPKLSPCLSFVGIPSKLLCRLFPVMIRE, encoded by the exons ATGGCAGAGTCCAGAAAAGTAGCAGTAATCGGAGCCGGCGCATCGGGTATTGTGACGGCGCGTGAGCTACAAAGAGAAGGTCACCGAGTTGTAGTGTTCGAGAAATCGAACCAACTGGGTGGTCTATGGGTTTACAATCCTCGAGTTGAGACCGATCTACTGAGTCTCGATCCAAACAGAGAAATTATTCATAGCAGTCTTTACAGATCTCTTCGAACAAATCTTCCTCGAAAACTCATGAGTTTCAGCGATTACTCTTTCGATTGTGCAGAAAATGGGAGTCGATTGAACTTCCCTGAGCATGAAGAAGTGCTGAGGTTTTTGAATGAGTTCGCTAAGGATTTTGCGATCAATGAGTTGATCCGGTTCAACACGGAGGTAGTGCGAGTTGCGCCGGTTGAATTTGGGGGAAATCGTTGGGTTGTTGAATCGAAATCGGAGGAGTTAAGTTCAGAAGAGTTGTTTGATTGTGTGGTGATTTGTAATGGTCACTATACAGTACCCAGAATTGCAAATATTCCAG GTATACACAATTGGCCTGGAAAACAAATACATAGCCACAATTATCGAATTCCTGAGCCATTTAAGGATCAG aTTGTAGTAGTAATTGGAGATGGACCAAGTGGGCTTGATATTTGCCGAGACATAGCCACTGTAGCCAAGCAAGTTCATCTTTCAACAAGATATTCTGAAATTGTAGTTTCGAAATTGGAAAGTTATGAAAATCTATGGAACCATTCAAAG ATTAATCATGTTGATGAAAGTGGTGAAGTGACTTTCTTTGATGGATCTTCTATTCATGCTGATATCATTCTCCACTGCACAGG ATACAAGTATGATTTCCCATTTCTTGAAACCAATGGAATAGTAAGTGTAGATGACGAGGGCCGTGTTGTTGGACCACTATACAAGCATGTCTTTCCTCCAAAACTTTCTCCCTGCCTCTCCTTTGTTGGTATACCTTCTAAG ttattATGTAGACTTTTCCCTGTGATGATCAGGGAGTAA
- the LOC107018747 gene encoding flavin-containing monooxygenase FMO GS-OX-like 2 isoform X3, whose product MAESRKVAVIGAGASGIVTARELQREGHRVVVFEKSNQLGGLWVYNPRVETDLLSLDPNREIIHSSLYRSLRTNLPRKLMSFSDYSFDCAENGSRLNFPEHEEVLRFLNEFAKDFAINELIRFNTEVVRVAPVEFGGNRWVVESKSEELSSEELFDCVVICNGHYTVPRIANIPGIHNWPGKQIHSHNYRIPEPFKDQIVVVIGDGPSGLDICRDIATVAKQVHLSTRYSEIVVSKLESYENLWNHSKINHVDESGEVTFFDGSSIHADIILHCTGYKYDFPFLETNGIVSVDDEGRVVGPLYKHVFPPKLSPCLSFVGIPSKGVIFLGSELQAKWIAQVLSGKVLLPSEEEMLADVEDHNRQLEEAGIPKRHTHRLHPHVMEYMDWIAAQMGMPSLDPSLKEMYWSIYKCASEVGFANYRDLWVFENLTQSSL is encoded by the exons ATGGCAGAGTCCAGAAAAGTAGCAGTAATCGGAGCCGGCGCATCGGGTATTGTGACGGCGCGTGAGCTACAAAGAGAAGGTCACCGAGTTGTAGTGTTCGAGAAATCGAACCAACTGGGTGGTCTATGGGTTTACAATCCTCGAGTTGAGACCGATCTACTGAGTCTCGATCCAAACAGAGAAATTATTCATAGCAGTCTTTACAGATCTCTTCGAACAAATCTTCCTCGAAAACTCATGAGTTTCAGCGATTACTCTTTCGATTGTGCAGAAAATGGGAGTCGATTGAACTTCCCTGAGCATGAAGAAGTGCTGAGGTTTTTGAATGAGTTCGCTAAGGATTTTGCGATCAATGAGTTGATCCGGTTCAACACGGAGGTAGTGCGAGTTGCGCCGGTTGAATTTGGGGGAAATCGTTGGGTTGTTGAATCGAAATCGGAGGAGTTAAGTTCAGAAGAGTTGTTTGATTGTGTGGTGATTTGTAATGGTCACTATACAGTACCCAGAATTGCAAATATTCCAG GTATACACAATTGGCCTGGAAAACAAATACATAGCCACAATTATCGAATTCCTGAGCCATTTAAGGATCAG aTTGTAGTAGTAATTGGAGATGGACCAAGTGGGCTTGATATTTGCCGAGACATAGCCACTGTAGCCAAGCAAGTTCATCTTTCAACAAGATATTCTGAAATTGTAGTTTCGAAATTGGAAAGTTATGAAAATCTATGGAACCATTCAAAG ATTAATCATGTTGATGAAAGTGGTGAAGTGACTTTCTTTGATGGATCTTCTATTCATGCTGATATCATTCTCCACTGCACAGG ATACAAGTATGATTTCCCATTTCTTGAAACCAATGGAATAGTAAGTGTAGATGACGAGGGCCGTGTTGTTGGACCACTATACAAGCATGTCTTTCCTCCAAAACTTTCTCCCTGCCTCTCCTTTGTTGGTATACCTTCTAAG GGAGTAATCTTTCTTGGGTCTGAATTACAAGCCAAATGGATTGCACAAGTTTTGTCTGGAAAGGTGCTTTTACCATCGGAAGAGGAGATGTTAGCTGATGTTGAGGATCATAATAGGCAACTTGAGGAAGCTGGCATCCCAAAACGTCACACTCATCGCCTTCACCCTCACGTG ATGGAGTACATGGACTGGATAGCAGCTCAAATGGGAATGCCATCACTTGACCCCAGCCTAAAGGAAATGTATTGGAGTATTTACAAATGTGCTAGTGAAGTAGGGTTTGCTAACTATAGGGATTTGTGGGTCTTTGAAAATTTGACTCAATCGTCTTTGTAG
- the LOC107018985 gene encoding spindle and kinetochore-associated protein 1 homolog → MDIKDAGSSLDSLVSSFNTRISEIQQLVVARNMYPASSVSDLSAIDSALKVLELQLHKIKIRMREETEAIPKAKKLIEASLRQQKKLQNLSSVVPPYVPDRVTKTTDDAIKCSNLEPSVEDSFVSLKLEEPAPKEKKSRISPPLFYINSEELNSVPPYMKQRITLEKVNAAINDMATYAEATSQLLTAPRKKLKENLVERAMELRDIAATETVKGKHFFLETDIRGPSLKLDNTGKAILTLLRHLGRISETRIGHHRVILLLRPH, encoded by the exons ATGGACATCAAGGATGCGGGATCGTCACTTGATTCTTTGGTATCCTCATTCAACACTCGTATATCGGAGATTCAACAGCTTGTTGTAGCTCGAAACA TGTACCCTGCAAGCAGCGTTTCAGATTTGTCAGCTATTGACTCTGCATTGAAGGTTTTGGAGCTTCAGCTCCACAAAATAAAAATCCGGATGCGTGAAGAAACTGAAGCCATCCCCAAAGCCAAG AAGCTAATAGAAGCATCGCTGCGGCAGCAAAAGAAATTGCAAAATTTATCTTCTGTTGTTCCACCATATGTTCCTGATAGAGTGACTAAAACAACTGATGATGCTATTAAATG TTCAAATCTAGAGCCCAGTGTTGAGGATAGTTTTGTTTCTCTGAAACTTGAGGAGCCTGCACCCAAG GAGAAAAAAAGTCGCATCTCCCCGCCGCTTTTCTACATTAACTCTGAAGAACTGAATTCTGTACCACC GTATATGAAACAGCGGATCACTTTGGAAAAGGTCAATGCAGCAATAAATGACATGGCTACTTATGCTGAAGCAACTTCCCAGCTTCTCACAGCCCCTCGTAAAAAG CTCAAAGAAAATCTTGTGGAGAGAGCAATG GAACTAAGAGATATTGCAGCAACAGAAACAGTTAAAGGAAAGCATTTCTTTCTTGAAACTGACATCAGAGGGCCTTCACTGAAACTAGACAATACAGGAAAAGCAATACTAACT CTCCTCCGACATCTTGGTCGTATAAGTGAAACTCGAATTGGTCATCACCGTGTGATCCTTCTATTGAGGCCTCACTGA
- the LOC107018747 gene encoding flavin-containing monooxygenase FMO GS-OX-like 2 isoform X4, producing the protein MAESRKVAVIGAGASGIVTARELQREGHRVVVFEKSNQLGGLWVYNPRVETDLLSLDPNREIIHSSLYRSLRTNLPRKLMSFSDYSFDCAENGSRLNFPEHEEVLRFLNEFAKDFAINELIRFNTEVVRVAPVEFGGNRWVVESKSEELSSEELFDCVVICNGHYTVPRIANIPGIHNWPGKQIHSHNYRIPEPFKDQIVVVIGDGPSGLDICRDIATVAKQVHLSTRYSEIVVSKLESYENLWNHSKINHVDESGEVTFFDGSSIHADIILHCTGYKYDFPFLETNGIVSVDDEGRVVGPLYKHVFPPKLSPCLSFVGIPSKGVIFLGSELQAKWIAQVLSGKVLLPSEEEMLADVEDHNRQLEEAGIPKRHTHRLHPHMEYMDWIAAQMGMPSLDPSLKEMYWSIYKCASEVGFANYRDLWVFENLTQSSL; encoded by the exons ATGGCAGAGTCCAGAAAAGTAGCAGTAATCGGAGCCGGCGCATCGGGTATTGTGACGGCGCGTGAGCTACAAAGAGAAGGTCACCGAGTTGTAGTGTTCGAGAAATCGAACCAACTGGGTGGTCTATGGGTTTACAATCCTCGAGTTGAGACCGATCTACTGAGTCTCGATCCAAACAGAGAAATTATTCATAGCAGTCTTTACAGATCTCTTCGAACAAATCTTCCTCGAAAACTCATGAGTTTCAGCGATTACTCTTTCGATTGTGCAGAAAATGGGAGTCGATTGAACTTCCCTGAGCATGAAGAAGTGCTGAGGTTTTTGAATGAGTTCGCTAAGGATTTTGCGATCAATGAGTTGATCCGGTTCAACACGGAGGTAGTGCGAGTTGCGCCGGTTGAATTTGGGGGAAATCGTTGGGTTGTTGAATCGAAATCGGAGGAGTTAAGTTCAGAAGAGTTGTTTGATTGTGTGGTGATTTGTAATGGTCACTATACAGTACCCAGAATTGCAAATATTCCAG GTATACACAATTGGCCTGGAAAACAAATACATAGCCACAATTATCGAATTCCTGAGCCATTTAAGGATCAG aTTGTAGTAGTAATTGGAGATGGACCAAGTGGGCTTGATATTTGCCGAGACATAGCCACTGTAGCCAAGCAAGTTCATCTTTCAACAAGATATTCTGAAATTGTAGTTTCGAAATTGGAAAGTTATGAAAATCTATGGAACCATTCAAAG ATTAATCATGTTGATGAAAGTGGTGAAGTGACTTTCTTTGATGGATCTTCTATTCATGCTGATATCATTCTCCACTGCACAGG ATACAAGTATGATTTCCCATTTCTTGAAACCAATGGAATAGTAAGTGTAGATGACGAGGGCCGTGTTGTTGGACCACTATACAAGCATGTCTTTCCTCCAAAACTTTCTCCCTGCCTCTCCTTTGTTGGTATACCTTCTAAG GGAGTAATCTTTCTTGGGTCTGAATTACAAGCCAAATGGATTGCACAAGTTTTGTCTGGAAAGGTGCTTTTACCATCGGAAGAGGAGATGTTAGCTGATGTTGAGGATCATAATAGGCAACTTGAGGAAGCTGGCATCCCAAAACGTCACACTCATCGCCTTCACCCTCAC ATGGAGTACATGGACTGGATAGCAGCTCAAATGGGAATGCCATCACTTGACCCCAGCCTAAAGGAAATGTATTGGAGTATTTACAAATGTGCTAGTGAAGTAGGGTTTGCTAACTATAGGGATTTGTGGGTCTTTGAAAATTTGACTCAATCGTCTTTGTAG
- the LOC107019919 gene encoding cationic peroxidase 1-like: MANISFLLVLIIVPFVLVGMSSAQLTSNFYNSSCPNVLSIIKTAVNSAIASESRMGASLLRLHFHDCFVNGCDASVLLDDTSSFTGEKTANPNSGSIRGFDVIDTIKTQVESSCVGIVSCADILAVAARDSVVKLGGPSWTVLLGRRDSTTASLSTANSDIPAPTLNLSSLISSFSNKGFSSREMVALSGSHTIGQARCTTFRDRLYNETDINASFATSVKSNCPQSGSDNDISPLDTTSPTTFDNIYYKNLRIQKGLLHSDQQLFSGGSTDSIVNTYSSNSATFFTDFANAMVKMGNLSPLTGSNGQIRKNCRKIN; this comes from the exons ATGGCTAACATATCTTTTTTACTAGTTCTAATTATAGTCCCTTTTGTTCTAGTTGGGATGAGCTCAGCTCAATTGACTTCCAATTTCTACAATTCATCATGTCCAAATGTTCTCTCCATAATCAAAACAGCTGTGAATTCTGCTATTGCTTCAGAGTCTCGCATGGGGGCTTCCTTGCTTCGTCTTCATTTTCACGATTGTTTTGTTAAT GGTTGCGATGCATCTGTGCTACTAGATGATACATCAAGTTTTACCGGAGAAAAGACTGCTAATCCAAATAGTGGATCTATAAGGGGATTCGATGTGATTGATACTATCAAAACTCAAGTCGAATCATCATGTGTCGGCATCGTATCTTGTGCTGATATTTTAGCTGTCGCAGCTAGAGACTCTGTTGTTAAA CTTGGTGGACCTAGTTGGACTGTATTACTCGGAAGAAGAGACTCAACCACTGCAAGTTTGAGTACCGCAAATAGTGACATACCTGCACCAACTTTGAATCTTAGCAGtcttatttcttccttttctaatAAAGGTTTTAGTTCCAGAGAAATGGTCGCTCTCTCag GTTCTCACACGATAGGACAAGCAAGATGCACCACTTTTCGCGATCGTCTCTACAACGAAACTGATATAAATGCTTCATTCGCTACATCGGTGAAATCGAACTGTCCACAAAGTGGAAGTGACAATGACATCTCTCCATTAGACACCACAAGCCCAACCACATTTGATAATATTTACTATAAGAATCTGCGAATTCAAAAGGGTCTTCTTCATTCTGACCAACAACTATTTAGCGGAGGCTCAACAGACTCTATAGTTAACACTTATAGCTCTAATTCAGCCACTTTTTTCACTGATTTTGCAAATGCCATGGTGAAAATGGGTAATCTTAGCCCACTTACTGGCTCAAATGGTCAAATCCGCAAAAATTGCAGGAAGATCAATTAA